The proteins below are encoded in one region of Aquisphaera giovannonii:
- a CDS encoding efflux RND transporter permease subunit has product MVNFFITRPIFATVLAVLMILIGGICAALLPIAQYPPIAPPQVQIQTTYTGADALTVAETVTTPIEQQVNGTKGMIYFSSSSTANGVSSITATFEVGYDQDIAAVDIQNKVQTATPQLPPEVKQYGVTIKKTSTDMVCVVNLISPDGRYDANFLDNYGQIYIADALKRIPGVSDVTVFGRKYAMRIWLDPNKMAELRIAPTEVIQAVQQENVQAAAGKIGALPVPEGQAFEFPLTVKGRLTKVAEFEEIIVRRKDEGSIVRLRDVARVELSSENYETAGFLDSQPAGSILVYQYADGNALTIVESVRREMDRLAKSFPPGLEYRTAYDTTRYVEENIDEVLHTLVEAFLLVMVVVFIFLQGFRATIIPMLAIPTSLVATFALMAAFGFSLNTLTLCGLILAIGLVVDDAIIVVENIEKYLGRGYRPLAASRAAMAEITAPIVTITLVLAAVFVPVAFIPGMTGKLYNQFAMTIVFSFVFSAFNSLTFSPAMARLFLKAQHGETRFFLFRWFNRLMKWLEDSYDSVLEFTAHHWWTIVIPSIGLLALTGWMVATRPRSFAPAEDQGYLIVNIQAPDGTSREATSRIIKRVEKIAKELPGVEHVVTLEGLNILSLTNQSNSGIIFLPLIPWRERRAPELRSGALTRVLQEKLASVREAIVMVIEPPPIRGLSMTGGFEVMIEDRAGKGVEALQRVTDQVLAAARKRPELAVAFTSFSARVPQLKFDLDRVKARRLDVPVSDVFATLQTNLGAYYINDFNLFGKVWKVLMQAEGEARRKPQDIAALTVLNRKGEKVPLSALGEIGYKLGPIEVPHYNLFASSKINGVPAPGFSSGQAIEAMQQIAAEVLPEGFDYEWTGTTFQELKTGNQATYIFALSVVCVFLFMAALYESWIRPTVIVLTVPLAMFGAILGLWLFDMPLDVFGQIGLVMLIGLETKNAILIVEFAVEMREKRGMSIIESAKAASRERLRPILMTSLAFVMGVLPMARATGAGAGSRNSLGIVIAFGIAVSTVLGRFVIPIYYVLGERIGDYLARLRGADEEDEDEAQLPGHAGRPHHVHPSGGHPQPAPDGNGSHPVASDGNGDGHPGREPAAQDRSPEDRRADA; this is encoded by the coding sequence ATGGTCAACTTCTTCATCACCCGGCCGATCTTCGCGACCGTGCTGGCCGTGCTCATGATCCTCATCGGCGGCATCTGCGCGGCGCTGCTGCCGATCGCCCAGTACCCGCCGATCGCGCCGCCGCAGGTGCAGATCCAGACGACGTACACCGGGGCCGATGCGCTCACGGTGGCCGAGACGGTCACCACGCCGATCGAGCAGCAGGTCAACGGCACCAAGGGGATGATCTACTTCAGCTCCAGCAGCACCGCGAACGGGGTGTCGAGCATCACGGCGACGTTCGAGGTCGGCTACGACCAGGACATCGCCGCGGTCGACATCCAGAACAAGGTGCAGACGGCGACGCCGCAGCTCCCGCCGGAGGTGAAGCAGTACGGGGTGACGATCAAGAAGACCTCCACGGACATGGTCTGCGTCGTCAACCTGATCTCGCCGGACGGCCGGTACGACGCCAACTTCCTGGACAACTACGGCCAGATCTACATCGCCGACGCGCTGAAGCGGATCCCGGGCGTGAGCGACGTGACCGTCTTCGGCCGCAAGTACGCGATGCGGATCTGGCTGGACCCGAACAAGATGGCCGAGCTGAGGATCGCGCCGACGGAGGTGATCCAGGCCGTGCAGCAGGAGAACGTGCAGGCGGCCGCCGGCAAGATCGGCGCCCTGCCGGTGCCGGAGGGCCAGGCGTTCGAGTTCCCGCTGACGGTCAAGGGCCGGCTCACCAAGGTGGCGGAGTTCGAGGAGATCATCGTCCGCCGCAAGGACGAGGGCTCGATCGTCCGGCTGAGGGACGTCGCCCGCGTGGAGCTCTCCTCGGAGAACTACGAGACGGCGGGCTTCCTGGACAGCCAGCCCGCCGGCTCGATCCTCGTCTACCAGTACGCCGACGGCAACGCCCTGACGATCGTGGAGAGCGTCCGCAGGGAGATGGACCGGCTGGCGAAGAGCTTCCCGCCGGGCCTGGAGTACCGCACGGCGTACGACACCACGCGGTACGTCGAGGAGAACATCGACGAGGTGCTGCACACGCTCGTCGAGGCGTTCCTCCTCGTCATGGTGGTGGTCTTCATCTTCCTCCAGGGCTTCCGGGCCACGATCATCCCGATGCTGGCCATCCCGACGTCGCTGGTGGCCACGTTCGCCCTCATGGCGGCCTTCGGGTTCTCGCTCAACACGCTGACGCTCTGCGGCCTGATCCTGGCCATCGGCCTGGTCGTGGACGACGCCATCATCGTCGTGGAGAACATCGAGAAGTACCTGGGACGCGGCTACCGCCCGCTGGCCGCGTCGCGCGCCGCCATGGCGGAGATCACGGCGCCCATCGTGACGATCACGCTGGTCCTCGCGGCGGTCTTCGTGCCGGTGGCGTTCATCCCGGGGATGACCGGGAAGCTGTACAACCAGTTCGCGATGACGATCGTCTTCTCGTTCGTCTTCTCGGCGTTCAACTCGCTCACGTTCAGCCCGGCGATGGCCCGGCTGTTCCTGAAGGCCCAGCACGGCGAGACGCGGTTCTTCCTGTTCCGCTGGTTCAACCGCCTGATGAAGTGGCTGGAGGACTCGTACGACTCGGTCCTGGAGTTCACGGCGCACCACTGGTGGACGATCGTGATCCCGTCGATCGGCCTGCTGGCCCTGACGGGCTGGATGGTCGCCACCCGCCCCAGGTCGTTCGCCCCGGCGGAGGACCAGGGCTACCTGATCGTCAACATCCAGGCGCCCGACGGCACGAGCCGCGAGGCGACGAGCCGGATCATCAAGCGGGTGGAGAAGATCGCCAAGGAGCTGCCCGGCGTGGAGCACGTCGTGACGCTGGAGGGGCTGAACATCCTCAGCCTCACGAACCAGAGCAACTCCGGCATCATCTTCCTCCCCCTGATCCCGTGGCGCGAGCGGCGGGCGCCGGAGCTGCGGTCCGGGGCCCTGACGAGGGTGCTCCAGGAGAAGCTCGCCTCGGTCCGCGAGGCGATCGTGATGGTCATCGAGCCGCCGCCGATCCGCGGCCTGAGCATGACCGGCGGCTTCGAGGTGATGATCGAGGACCGCGCCGGCAAGGGTGTGGAGGCGCTCCAGCGGGTCACCGACCAGGTCCTGGCCGCCGCCCGCAAGCGGCCCGAGCTGGCCGTGGCGTTCACCAGCTTCTCCGCCCGCGTCCCGCAGCTCAAGTTCGACCTCGACCGCGTCAAGGCGCGCCGCCTCGACGTGCCGGTCTCCGACGTCTTCGCCACCCTCCAGACGAACCTGGGCGCGTACTACATCAACGACTTCAACCTCTTCGGCAAGGTCTGGAAGGTGCTCATGCAGGCGGAGGGCGAGGCCCGCCGCAAGCCGCAGGACATCGCCGCGCTGACCGTGCTGAACCGCAAGGGGGAGAAGGTGCCCCTGAGCGCGCTGGGCGAGATCGGCTACAAGCTCGGGCCGATCGAGGTGCCCCACTACAACCTCTTCGCCTCGTCCAAGATCAACGGCGTGCCCGCGCCCGGGTTCAGCTCGGGCCAGGCCATCGAGGCGATGCAGCAGATCGCCGCCGAGGTCCTCCCGGAGGGATTCGACTACGAGTGGACCGGGACGACCTTCCAGGAGCTGAAGACCGGCAACCAGGCGACGTACATCTTCGCCCTGTCGGTCGTCTGCGTCTTCCTGTTCATGGCCGCGCTGTACGAGAGCTGGATCCGGCCGACGGTCATCGTCCTGACGGTCCCGCTGGCCATGTTCGGGGCCATCCTGGGCCTGTGGCTGTTCGACATGCCGCTGGACGTCTTCGGGCAGATCGGCCTGGTCATGCTCATCGGCCTGGAGACCAAGAACGCGATCCTCATCGTCGAGTTCGCCGTCGAGATGCGCGAGAAGCGCGGGATGAGCATCATCGAGTCCGCCAAGGCGGCCTCGCGCGAGCGGCTCCGGCCGATCCTCATGACCTCGCTGGCGTTCGTCATGGGCGTGCTGCCGATGGCCAGGGCGACCGGCGCCGGCGCCGGCAGCCGGAACTCGCTGGGCATCGTGATCGCCTTCGGCATCGCCGTGAGCACGGTGCTGGGCCGCTTCGTGATCCCGATCTATTACGTCCTGGGCGAGCGGATCGGCGACTACCTGGCCCGCCTCCGAGGCGCCGACGAGGAGGACGAGGACGAGGCCCAGCTCCCCGGCCACGCCGGCCGCCCGCACCACGTCCACCCCTCCGGCGGGCACCCGCAGCCGGCGCCC
- a CDS encoding efflux RND transporter periplasmic adaptor subunit → MNGVASSSTPRRVKWAGPVAACVVLAALGGCRNQGAPPAPAAPTVGVVPSRRMDVPIESITNGTTRAIEEVVIRARVRGFLTERHFKEGTTVKAGDLLFVIDEEPYKVALKSAQARKDEAEASLTKAEKSKGREVAAAKVQLDKAQLHLAVVEEGRMRALMARQAGSREDFDRAEAERKKYEAQVAADEASYQQAEADYEVGILAAKAQVEASLAAVRDAELNLGYCRMVAPITGRIGEARVKIGNLVGPEATGGGAFSELATIQQLDPMAVDVRVAGRDLERATGWVKRGLKATLIRPGLGVNQEGGEQGEWYFIDNTIDQTTSTFLAKIKFPNAAGSILPGEYVRLRSVVEHSQGAVVVPEQCVIETGAGPVVYVVDQDGKVESRRVEAGETYEGVRIVSKGLDEGVQVIVEGLQLVRPGIPVKVEPANLAKPVGEKLTATDAASGREG, encoded by the coding sequence GTGAACGGCGTCGCATCATCGTCAACCCCCCGGCGGGTGAAGTGGGCCGGGCCCGTCGCGGCCTGCGTGGTGCTGGCGGCCCTGGGCGGCTGCCGCAACCAGGGCGCGCCGCCGGCGCCGGCGGCGCCGACGGTGGGCGTCGTGCCGTCGCGGCGGATGGACGTGCCGATCGAGTCGATCACCAACGGGACGACCCGGGCGATCGAGGAGGTGGTGATCCGGGCGCGGGTGCGCGGGTTCCTCACGGAGCGGCACTTCAAGGAGGGCACGACGGTCAAGGCCGGCGACCTCCTGTTCGTGATCGACGAGGAGCCGTACAAGGTCGCGCTGAAGTCGGCCCAGGCCAGGAAGGACGAGGCCGAGGCCTCGCTCACGAAGGCGGAGAAGTCGAAGGGCCGGGAGGTCGCCGCGGCAAAGGTCCAGCTCGACAAGGCGCAGCTCCACCTGGCGGTGGTGGAGGAGGGCCGCATGCGGGCGTTGATGGCCCGCCAGGCGGGCTCGCGCGAGGACTTCGACCGGGCCGAGGCGGAGCGGAAGAAGTACGAGGCCCAGGTCGCCGCCGACGAGGCGAGCTACCAGCAGGCGGAGGCCGACTACGAGGTGGGCATCCTCGCGGCCAAGGCGCAGGTGGAGGCGTCGCTCGCGGCCGTCCGCGACGCGGAGCTGAACCTCGGCTACTGCCGGATGGTCGCGCCGATCACCGGCCGGATCGGCGAGGCGAGGGTGAAGATCGGCAACCTCGTCGGCCCGGAGGCGACCGGCGGCGGGGCCTTCAGCGAGCTGGCGACGATCCAGCAGCTCGACCCGATGGCCGTGGACGTCCGCGTGGCCGGCAGGGACCTGGAGCGGGCCACCGGCTGGGTGAAGCGGGGCCTGAAGGCGACCCTCATCCGGCCGGGTCTGGGCGTCAACCAGGAGGGCGGCGAGCAGGGCGAGTGGTACTTCATCGACAACACGATCGACCAGACCACGTCCACGTTCCTGGCCAAGATCAAGTTCCCCAACGCCGCCGGCTCGATCCTGCCGGGCGAGTACGTCCGCCTGCGGTCGGTGGTCGAGCACTCCCAGGGGGCGGTCGTCGTGCCGGAGCAGTGCGTCATCGAGACCGGCGCCGGGCCGGTCGTCTACGTCGTGGACCAGGACGGCAAGGTGGAGTCCCGGCGGGTCGAAGCGGGCGAGACCTACGAGGGGGTGCGGATCGTCTCCAAGGGCCTCGACGAGGGCGTGCAGGTGATCGTCGAGGGCCTCCAGCTCGTCCGCCCCGGCATCCCCGTGAAGGTCGAGCCGGCGAACCTGGCCAAGCCGGTGGGCGAGAAGCTGACCGCCACCGACGCGGCGAGCGGCCGCGAGGGCTGA
- a CDS encoding TetR/AcrR family transcriptional regulator: MTRAVHGPAPRRRDASLTREAILAAATRRFAQRGYEHAGVREIASDAGVTAALVNRYFDSKEGLFAEVIERAFVSKIRFEDRATLAEQFARLMVYNKDDEPDDERTILLLLLRSATEPRAAEVLRTNLEDRHLKPLAAALDGPDGAVRAALVMAHLAGFAMIDQMIAPASLAGADRERLVALLTEGLSVYIDPPAPSASRDTIPARGGRRRAPA; the protein is encoded by the coding sequence ATGACCAGAGCCGTTCACGGCCCGGCGCCCCGGAGGCGGGACGCCTCCCTGACGCGCGAGGCGATCCTGGCGGCGGCCACGCGGCGGTTCGCGCAGCGGGGGTACGAGCATGCGGGGGTCCGGGAGATCGCCTCGGACGCCGGGGTGACGGCCGCGCTGGTCAACCGCTACTTCGACTCCAAGGAGGGGCTCTTCGCCGAGGTCATCGAGCGTGCGTTCGTCTCCAAGATCCGCTTCGAGGACCGCGCGACGCTGGCCGAGCAGTTCGCGCGGCTGATGGTCTACAACAAGGACGACGAGCCGGACGACGAGCGGACGATCCTGCTCCTGCTGCTCCGCTCGGCGACCGAGCCCCGCGCGGCGGAGGTCCTCCGCACCAACCTGGAGGACAGGCACCTGAAGCCCCTCGCCGCGGCCCTCGACGGCCCGGACGGTGCCGTCCGGGCCGCGCTCGTCATGGCCCACCTCGCCGGCTTCGCCATGATCGACCAGATGATCGCCCCGGCGTCGCTCGCAGGTGCCGACCGCGAGCGGCTCGTCGCCCTGCTCACGGAGGGCCTGTCCGTCTACATCGACCCGCCCGCGCCGTCGGCCTCGCGGGACACCATCCCGGCGCGCGGCGGGCGGAGGAGGGCGCCTGCATGA
- a CDS encoding 3'-5' exonuclease family protein produces MSEIYVSTDVETDGPIPGPHSMLSFGSAAYTPDKRLVATFEANLQTLPGAEGHPDTMAWWRTQPEAWAAHRENPRDPAEVMPEYVAWIKALPGKPVFVAYPAGFDFLFIYWYLIRFAGESPFSFSALDIKTYAMAVLGTEYRNATKRNMPKAWFDKLPHTHKALDDAIGQGALFCNMLAANPRKK; encoded by the coding sequence ATGAGCGAGATCTACGTCAGCACCGACGTCGAGACCGACGGCCCGATCCCTGGGCCGCATTCGATGCTCAGCTTCGGCTCGGCGGCCTACACGCCCGACAAGCGGCTCGTCGCCACCTTCGAGGCGAACCTCCAGACCTTGCCGGGCGCGGAGGGCCATCCCGACACCATGGCCTGGTGGCGGACACAGCCGGAGGCCTGGGCCGCCCACCGGGAGAATCCCCGCGACCCGGCCGAGGTCATGCCCGAGTACGTCGCCTGGATCAAGGCCCTCCCGGGCAAGCCCGTCTTCGTCGCCTACCCGGCGGGATTCGATTTCCTGTTCATCTACTGGTACCTCATCCGCTTCGCCGGCGAGTCCCCGTTCTCGTTCTCCGCGCTCGACATCAAGACCTACGCCATGGCCGTCCTCGGCACCGAGTACCGCAACGCCACCAAGCGGAACATGCCCAAGGCGTGGTTCGACAAACTCCCGCACACCCACAAGGCCCTCGACGACGCCATCGGCCAGGGCGCCCTCTTCTGCAACATGCTGGCGGCCAACCCGCGGAAGAAGTAG
- a CDS encoding site-2 protease family protein, producing MKLATLDLLPSDVSVLLLLLPAYLAAILAHEIGHAVAGRLCGYVVTSSGSGFLRPLLVLDVRGTRFYACRSRPLQGMTFFWIPQLVPSRFRLACALGGGILANGLLAMAALALLAGTPWCHGLWQVTFAVNAFAAVVSLIPLRFQLGQMSLRTDGMLMFEAIRDGTVSFPVPHLIESSLDLRPHLEAIGDSEGVRLTLLNATVGYLELGDPARAGAIYREVESRPPAEVPAIRAWQSLVGGMLATRLGDRERASLLVDAAGGEYRALAHAAGSFLVSLHRAELKAADGDLAGHLADLDALASGEAASRHPSLRTRLLAARLESEAIYSDVAEPAALVEGYERLGKVHVTPALDLRFYRAVARACLKRGDEAGAERAHRRALAAVKSLADLWVGPQERAHFLDVQAPLLAEIRENFEARGKVDETAALLAPLEAPHPAASVRAESASEREARLRRRGMRVLGLNVIVIFLAIVGLLVTTPSPEGRGLAPIVVPVLMIAMFTGLALVYAAFHFTIGRFIPALRRSGGAVILILALAGWGGWLIAPVLFLLDGGLPSAP from the coding sequence ATGAAGCTTGCGACCCTCGACCTCCTGCCCTCGGACGTCTCCGTCCTCCTGCTGCTGCTCCCGGCTTACCTCGCGGCGATCCTCGCCCACGAGATCGGCCACGCCGTCGCCGGCCGGCTCTGCGGCTACGTGGTGACGTCGTCCGGCTCGGGCTTCCTCCGCCCCTTGCTGGTGCTCGACGTGCGCGGCACGCGCTTCTACGCCTGCCGCTCGCGTCCGCTTCAGGGGATGACGTTCTTCTGGATCCCTCAGCTCGTTCCATCCCGATTCCGGCTCGCCTGCGCCCTCGGCGGTGGGATCCTTGCGAACGGCCTGCTCGCGATGGCGGCCCTCGCACTCCTGGCGGGGACGCCCTGGTGCCACGGGCTCTGGCAGGTGACCTTCGCGGTGAACGCCTTCGCCGCGGTCGTGTCCCTGATCCCCCTCCGGTTCCAGCTCGGCCAAATGTCCCTGCGGACCGACGGCATGCTCATGTTCGAGGCGATCCGCGACGGGACGGTCTCCTTTCCGGTGCCTCACCTCATCGAGTCCTCCCTGGACCTGCGCCCGCACCTCGAGGCGATCGGCGACTCCGAGGGCGTCCGGCTGACCCTCCTCAACGCGACCGTCGGATACCTCGAGCTCGGCGACCCGGCCCGCGCCGGGGCAATCTACCGGGAGGTCGAGTCCCGACCGCCGGCCGAGGTCCCGGCGATCCGGGCCTGGCAGTCCCTCGTCGGGGGCATGCTCGCGACGAGGCTGGGGGACCGGGAGCGGGCGTCGCTCCTCGTCGATGCGGCCGGTGGCGAGTATCGCGCCCTGGCCCATGCGGCGGGGTCCTTCCTGGTGTCCCTGCATCGCGCGGAGCTGAAGGCGGCGGACGGCGACCTCGCGGGCCACCTCGCGGACCTCGACGCCCTGGCGTCGGGCGAGGCCGCCTCGCGCCACCCGTCGCTCCGGACGAGGCTCCTGGCGGCTCGCCTGGAATCCGAGGCGATCTACTCCGACGTGGCGGAACCCGCCGCGCTCGTCGAGGGCTACGAGCGACTCGGGAAGGTCCACGTCACCCCGGCGCTCGACCTGCGGTTCTATCGCGCCGTCGCCCGGGCCTGCCTGAAGCGAGGCGATGAAGCCGGCGCCGAGCGTGCCCATCGCCGGGCGCTCGCGGCCGTGAAGTCGCTCGCCGATTTGTGGGTCGGCCCGCAGGAGCGGGCGCACTTCCTCGACGTCCAGGCGCCCCTGCTCGCCGAGATCCGCGAGAACTTCGAGGCCCGGGGCAAGGTGGACGAGACCGCGGCGCTGCTGGCGCCGCTCGAAGCCCCTCATCCGGCCGCGAGCGTCCGTGCCGAATCCGCGTCGGAGCGCGAGGCGAGGCTGCGACGCCGCGGGATGCGCGTGCTCGGCCTGAACGTGATCGTGATCTTCCTGGCCATCGTCGGCCTACTCGTGACGACGCCTTCCCCGGAAGGCAGAGGGCTGGCCCCGATCGTCGTCCCCGTGCTGATGATCGCCATGTTCACGGGGCTGGCCCTCGTCTACGCCGCCTTCCACTTCACGATCGGCCGATTCATCCCGGCCCTGCGCCGGAGCGGCGGCGCCGTCATCCTGATCCTGGCCCTCGCCGGCTGGGGCGGATGGCTCATCGCCCCGGTCCTGTTCCTGCTCGACGGGGGGCTCCCGTCCGCCCCCTAG
- a CDS encoding type 1 glutamine amidotransferase family protein — translation MNTPPLSRRAFGLRIAELGLAGSAVANGLPAWADMPRPLPNPVVAVPPEMRPKPGLILVSDQQLLDLRDPDKPVDISLSSTPQVATLRQLCEQAKAGHGRKIVLAFDQFFEQYRPGQKGKPRTLTPDSDAYIECLAKIGQTLRPYGLGLELSLLSPLEIGAAYAKATGESGRWVQYREGYRNPRSGRFSVSLWQQLRWTNNKGTIELARDSVQAYAFRERQVGGGRFYHVAPEQIVRLDHPLVVEEDGEGDEGQGGRRRRITVLGEGGDQARGLDRVLVVVRYRTPEMDYFSDRALPYLKGLVDRYHAAGVPLAGLYSDEVHIQQDWHYDAHHDEGQLAIRYLTPNLARRFAAKYGAEFEDFEKFLVYFAYAQHAFDPTLDARLPALHVLAPNPDGVARTALLRRRYFDLLDRTVVDLFVAAKRHAEGVFGRELEATAHATWAESPTIDFWSPGDGRPMNPMKYEYTPNFLWSNTVHQASAACDDYFRWGEFLTGGGTDHAEGGWSDRDYYGLALGCSLGITNPNRPYAYAAGWGWPAAVGERYEALQAAYGVGGHPAFQAIAEKRGRDVEVLMLYPLSLVACEERFGSWMAQYGYATYATPEVLLTRGKLTDDGAILLGGRRFTTLAILFEPLPPAGLLPLIEDFVERGGRLVWSGPPPRVDMDGTAVLDRWSRLIGAGARHFHLEGQAAAGSVVEFTDALGPVPPQTILTDFLVDQVHPIDPAEGSGATVVARVAGRPVGLHRAKGRGTVTFLGFRPRDDQSASLGHESRTWFEVLKALGAYPKSREDAPTNDNPSVVSRESPHLATRFPNGTIILAAHYRSHVESWGGGFQRDEAEDRAAIARNPLPPDAVELDERWVGGHRVTYRGRLLVAFRVDDSGRLIAFGGQATGGIRIDGREHRLADRPLDLLAFAPVPEPRRVPGGASMMIWLGNQGESEVRIPAPPGLNAPRVYQQGAEEGSAGAEVPSSVRGGVLALPGRHDFEGERLLYVVPG, via the coding sequence ATGAATACCCCCCCGCTGTCTCGCCGCGCGTTCGGCCTCCGCATCGCGGAGCTCGGCCTGGCCGGCTCGGCTGTCGCCAACGGCCTTCCCGCGTGGGCCGACATGCCTCGCCCGCTGCCGAATCCCGTGGTCGCCGTCCCGCCCGAGATGCGGCCCAAGCCGGGGCTCATCCTGGTCTCCGACCAGCAGCTCCTGGACCTCCGCGACCCGGACAAGCCGGTGGACATCAGCCTCAGCTCCACGCCGCAGGTCGCGACGCTCCGCCAGCTCTGCGAGCAGGCGAAGGCCGGGCACGGGCGGAAGATCGTCCTGGCGTTCGATCAGTTCTTCGAGCAGTATCGACCCGGGCAGAAGGGCAAGCCGCGGACGCTCACGCCGGACTCCGATGCGTACATCGAATGCCTCGCGAAGATCGGCCAGACGCTCCGGCCGTATGGGCTGGGCCTGGAACTGAGCCTGCTCTCGCCGCTGGAGATCGGCGCCGCGTACGCGAAGGCCACCGGCGAGTCCGGCCGGTGGGTCCAGTACCGCGAGGGCTACCGCAACCCCCGCAGCGGGCGCTTCAGCGTCTCGCTCTGGCAGCAGCTCCGCTGGACGAACAACAAGGGGACGATCGAGCTGGCCCGCGACTCCGTACAGGCCTACGCCTTCCGCGAGCGACAGGTCGGCGGGGGCCGGTTCTACCACGTCGCCCCGGAGCAGATCGTGCGGCTGGACCACCCGCTCGTCGTCGAGGAGGACGGCGAGGGGGACGAGGGGCAGGGGGGCCGTCGGCGGCGGATCACGGTCCTCGGCGAGGGCGGGGACCAAGCCCGGGGCCTCGACCGCGTGCTCGTGGTCGTCCGCTACCGGACGCCGGAGATGGACTACTTCAGCGACCGGGCGCTGCCCTACCTGAAGGGCCTCGTCGACAGGTACCACGCCGCCGGCGTCCCGCTGGCCGGCCTCTACTCCGACGAGGTCCACATCCAGCAGGACTGGCACTACGATGCCCACCACGACGAGGGGCAGCTCGCGATCCGGTACCTCACGCCGAACCTCGCCCGCCGGTTCGCGGCGAAGTATGGCGCGGAGTTCGAGGACTTCGAGAAGTTCCTCGTCTACTTCGCCTACGCCCAGCATGCCTTCGATCCGACCCTGGACGCGAGGCTCCCTGCGCTTCACGTCCTTGCCCCGAATCCGGACGGCGTGGCCCGCACGGCCCTGCTCCGCCGCCGCTACTTCGACCTGCTGGACCGCACGGTCGTGGACCTGTTCGTCGCCGCGAAGCGCCACGCCGAGGGCGTCTTCGGCCGCGAGCTGGAGGCCACCGCGCACGCCACCTGGGCGGAGAGCCCGACCATCGACTTCTGGTCCCCGGGCGACGGCCGCCCGATGAACCCGATGAAATATGAGTACACGCCCAATTTCCTCTGGTCGAACACCGTCCACCAGGCGTCGGCCGCCTGCGACGACTATTTCCGCTGGGGCGAGTTCCTGACCGGCGGCGGCACCGACCACGCGGAGGGGGGCTGGTCGGATCGCGACTACTACGGCCTGGCCCTCGGCTGCTCGCTCGGGATCACCAACCCCAACCGCCCGTATGCCTACGCCGCCGGCTGGGGCTGGCCCGCCGCCGTGGGCGAGCGCTACGAGGCCCTCCAGGCCGCGTACGGCGTCGGCGGCCATCCGGCATTCCAGGCCATCGCGGAGAAGCGCGGGCGCGACGTCGAGGTGCTGATGCTCTACCCGCTCTCCCTCGTCGCCTGCGAGGAGCGGTTCGGCTCCTGGATGGCCCAGTACGGCTACGCGACCTACGCCACGCCCGAGGTCCTGCTGACGCGGGGCAAGCTCACCGACGACGGAGCGATCCTCCTCGGCGGCCGGCGGTTCACCACGCTCGCGATCCTCTTCGAGCCGCTGCCCCCGGCCGGGCTCCTCCCGCTGATCGAGGACTTCGTGGAACGCGGCGGCCGCCTCGTCTGGTCCGGCCCTCCCCCACGCGTGGACATGGACGGCACCGCGGTCCTGGATCGCTGGAGCCGCCTCATCGGCGCGGGGGCCCGCCACTTCCACCTCGAAGGACAGGCCGCCGCCGGCAGCGTCGTCGAGTTCACGGACGCGCTCGGACCGGTCCCCCCGCAGACCATCCTGACCGACTTCCTCGTCGATCAGGTCCACCCGATCGATCCGGCGGAGGGCTCCGGCGCCACGGTCGTCGCCCGCGTCGCGGGGCGGCCGGTCGGGTTGCACCGGGCGAAGGGCAGGGGGACGGTGACCTTCCTCGGCTTCCGCCCGCGCGATGACCAATCGGCCTCGCTCGGCCACGAGAGCCGCACCTGGTTCGAGGTCCTCAAGGCCCTGGGCGCCTACCCGAAGAGTCGCGAGGATGCCCCGACCAACGACAACCCGTCGGTCGTCTCCCGCGAGTCTCCCCATCTGGCCACCCGCTTCCCCAACGGGACGATCATACTGGCCGCGCACTACCGTTCGCACGTCGAGAGCTGGGGCGGCGGCTTCCAGCGGGACGAGGCTGAGGACCGCGCGGCGATCGCCCGCAACCCGCTGCCGCCCGACGCCGTCGAGCTCGACGAGCGTTGGGTCGGCGGCCATCGCGTGACGTATCGCGGCCGGCTCCTCGTCGCCTTCCGGGTCGATGACTCCGGCCGTCTGATCGCCTTCGGCGGCCAGGCGACCGGCGGCATCCGGATCGACGGCCGCGAGCATCGCCTCGCCGACCGGCCGCTCGACCTCCTCGCGTTCGCGCCCGTCCCCGAGCCCCGCCGCGTCCCCGGCGGGGCCTCGATGATGATCTGGCTGGGCAACCAGGGCGAGTCCGAGGTCCGCATCCCCGCCCCGCCCGGGCTGAACGCCCCGCGCGTCTACCAGCAAGGCGCCGAGGAGGGCTCCGCCGGCGCCGAGGTCCCCTCCTCCGTGCGCGGCGGCGTTCTGGCCCTCCCCGGCCGCCACGACTTCGAAGGGGAGCGGCTGCTGTACGTCGTGCCGGGCTGA